The following are encoded in a window of Aerococcus sanguinicola genomic DNA:
- a CDS encoding thymidylate synthase, whose translation MAKQYLDLLQHILDKGSFKDDRTGVGTLSTFGYQMRFDLNEGFPLLTTKKVAFGLIKSELLWFLRGDTNIRFLLEHNNHIWDEWAFKNWVESAAYQGPDMTDFGLRAESDSDFAAVYKEEMSKFRQLMLEDDDFAAQYGNLGAVYGKQWRHWETRDGGEIDQIAILLDQLRHTPDSRRMILSAWNPEDVPDMALPPCHTLSQFYVQDGKLSCQLYQRSADVFLGVPFNIASYALLTHLLAREVGLGVGDFVHSFGDVHIYKNHLDQVKEQLSREPRPLPELVIKGEAPMDELATEDIFVQGYDPYPAIKAPVAV comes from the coding sequence ATGGCCAAACAATATTTAGACTTATTGCAACATATTTTAGACAAGGGAAGCTTTAAGGATGACCGAACAGGGGTAGGGACCCTGTCGACTTTCGGCTACCAGATGCGCTTTGACTTGAATGAGGGCTTTCCACTTCTGACAACCAAAAAAGTCGCTTTTGGTTTAATTAAGAGCGAACTCCTCTGGTTTTTAAGAGGGGATACCAATATTCGCTTCTTACTCGAGCATAATAACCATATCTGGGATGAGTGGGCCTTTAAGAATTGGGTGGAAAGCGCGGCCTACCAAGGACCGGATATGACTGATTTTGGTCTGCGGGCTGAAAGCGACTCAGACTTCGCGGCAGTTTATAAAGAAGAAATGTCTAAGTTCCGCCAGCTCATGCTTGAAGACGATGATTTTGCGGCTCAATATGGCAACCTCGGTGCGGTCTACGGTAAACAGTGGCGGCACTGGGAGACCCGGGATGGGGGAGAGATTGACCAAATCGCCATCCTCCTCGACCAATTGCGCCATACACCAGATTCAAGACGGATGATTCTCAGCGCTTGGAATCCTGAAGATGTGCCAGATATGGCCCTGCCTCCCTGCCATACTTTGAGCCAGTTCTATGTCCAAGATGGGAAATTGAGCTGCCAGCTCTACCAGCGGAGTGCCGATGTCTTCCTGGGCGTTCCTTTTAATATCGCCTCTTATGCCTTATTGACCCATCTTTTAGCTCGGGAAGTGGGACTCGGTGTGGGCGATTTCGTCCATAGTTTTGGTGATGTGCATATTTATAAGAACCACTTAGACCAAGTCAAGGAACAATTGTCGCGCGAGCCCCGTCCCTTGCCTGAACTCGTCATTAAAGGAGAAGCCCCGATGGATGAGCTTGCGACTGAAGATATCTTCGTCCAAGGCTACGACCCTTACCCAGCCATTAAGGCCCCTGTTGCTGTTTAA